A part of Microthrixaceae bacterium genomic DNA contains:
- a CDS encoding glycosyltransferase has translation MPGPVVSMLPVRNGAIDLSGHLESVGRFADAVVALDDGSTDDTRAILEAHPLVHTVLTNPRRDSYRGWNDSENRNRLLDAALELKPSWAMSLDADELIPADDAEALRGFLAGEADPESAYLFRVLKMMDDLGHHAGSPLWVGRLFAPRPGHRFASDHLHFVPIPTAITRDRWVKTTLRIQHLGSLNGPRRQARLAKYREADPDHRWQRSYDHLLDEPGLVRTWTPRSRLLPVVAHQPVIDEVEVPAGQPVMSVVIISRDEEAIIERAVAAALAQDLDDPFEVIVVTSGSDRTADLVAANHPEVTVIALDRPVLPGEARNAGWRSARGRWITFPGSHVELRPGSLAARLAAHRWGWPMVTETMLNGTDTRAGWASWFLDNAGLLPGRPSFAFESAPPRCSYHRDLLDEVGGFPEDMRAGEDTVVNEELFDRGYGAWREDTCVTVHHSPCSTAAILARHHAKRGRARARILLDARARGEITTRHMVGTALRWFPGRMRWTHMEVRRWGSDVRGQYRRSLPWIALGATSAWGACGIELLRSAGCPPMVKARPGSARWWSPRAGGRRTT, from the coding sequence GTGCCCGGTCCAGTGGTCTCCATGCTGCCGGTGCGAAACGGCGCCATCGATCTGTCCGGGCACCTGGAGTCGGTGGGTCGGTTCGCCGACGCCGTGGTCGCTCTCGACGATGGGAGCACCGACGACACCAGGGCCATCCTCGAGGCCCATCCGTTGGTTCACACGGTGCTCACCAACCCCCGACGGGACAGCTACCGGGGCTGGAACGATTCGGAGAACCGGAACCGTCTTCTCGATGCCGCCCTGGAGTTGAAGCCGTCGTGGGCCATGTCCCTCGATGCCGACGAGCTGATTCCGGCCGACGACGCCGAAGCCCTCCGAGGGTTCCTCGCCGGAGAGGCGGACCCAGAATCCGCCTACCTGTTCCGGGTCCTGAAGATGATGGACGACCTAGGCCACCACGCCGGGTCGCCGTTGTGGGTGGGAAGGCTGTTCGCCCCTCGACCCGGGCATCGATTCGCGTCAGATCATCTGCACTTCGTGCCGATACCGACCGCGATCACCCGTGACCGATGGGTGAAGACCACGCTGCGGATCCAGCACCTGGGCTCTCTCAACGGTCCCCGTCGCCAGGCCCGCCTGGCCAAGTACCGCGAGGCAGATCCAGACCACCGGTGGCAGAGGTCCTATGACCACCTGCTCGACGAGCCCGGCCTGGTCCGGACGTGGACACCTCGCTCCCGCCTTCTGCCGGTGGTTGCCCATCAGCCGGTGATCGACGAAGTCGAGGTTCCCGCGGGCCAGCCGGTGATGTCGGTGGTGATCATCTCCCGAGACGAGGAGGCCATCATCGAACGGGCGGTAGCGGCGGCACTCGCTCAAGACCTCGACGATCCCTTCGAGGTGATCGTCGTCACCAGCGGGTCGGACCGCACGGCGGACCTGGTGGCCGCCAACCATCCGGAGGTGACGGTCATCGCTCTGGATCGCCCGGTGCTACCGGGCGAAGCTCGCAACGCCGGATGGCGCTCCGCCCGGGGCCGTTGGATCACCTTCCCTGGTTCTCATGTGGAGCTACGTCCCGGCAGCCTGGCCGCCCGTCTGGCCGCCCATCGATGGGGCTGGCCTATGGTCACCGAGACCATGCTCAACGGCACCGACACGAGAGCTGGATGGGCGTCGTGGTTCCTCGACAACGCCGGCCTATTGCCCGGACGGCCGTCGTTCGCGTTCGAGTCGGCCCCACCGCGGTGCTCCTACCACCGGGACCTGCTCGACGAGGTAGGAGGGTTCCCCGAGGACATGCGGGCCGGGGAGGACACCGTGGTCAACGAGGAGCTGTTCGACCGGGGTTACGGCGCCTGGCGGGAAGACACGTGTGTCACCGTCCACCACTCGCCGTGTTCCACCGCCGCGATCCTGGCGCGTCACCACGCCAAACGGGGTCGGGCCCGGGCCCGGATTCTGCTCGATGCCCGGGCCAGAGGTGAGATCACCACCCGCCACATGGTGGGTACGGCGCTCCGCTGGTTCCCAGGGCGGATGCGCTGGACGCACATGGAAGTACGACGGTGGGGTTCTGACGTGCGGGGTCAGTATCGACGTTCGTTGCCCTGGATCGCCCTGGGTGCCACATCGGCGTGGGGGGCTTGCGGGATCGAGCTATTGCGATCCGCGGGATGCCCCCCGATGGTCAAGGCCCGGCCCGGATCGGCCCGGTGGTGGTCACCCCGAGCCGGTGGTCGCCGGACCACGTGA
- a CDS encoding ABC transporter ATP-binding protein produces MTQPGVSLTDRIRPSADQRKAKRLPALVVRAVAMVRRAGGRVFWASVAVQVMAGFAVTAQVLAARFVLDRAIEADRAGDGLGTVIPALSVLVGLTALIGLTTAAARELSTLLTELVGRDATGRILDVASTVDLEAYEDPGFHDRLERARFNANNRPVMVVNGLVGMLNGLVAALGVSAGLVVLNPMLVPVTLLALVPLWLAESRNGMAWYRFAVAMTPVDRERTYLANTLASKPLAKEVRSFAIAPFLRERFDVLYARRIDALRALVGSRLRTALVGSLLASVGTATTMSVLFWLLLSDRLDLASAGAAVLAITYLGQRLRTLANAAGSLYEATLFIEDYYLFLDLAPVSSPTEPAASDSPPLTPVPPGHTQPGSAGAGTSSGGSIPKFETISLDDVSFTYPGSAEPALHHVSIDIAAGEVVALVGANGSGKTTLAKVLGLLYRPTSGQVLWDGVPAGPDDTELRRGVATVFQDFGQYWLSASDNIAVGDIGRRHDGDAVRGAAIRAGAEEFLARLPQGYDTVLTRFVEGGVDLSVGQWQRVALARALFRDAPLVIMDEPTAALDPPAEAQLFGHIKEMAADRSVLLISHRFSSVRSADRIHVLHHGEVVESGSHDELMATGGRYATMFELQASAYLDPDPALYVEGST; encoded by the coding sequence GTGACCCAGCCCGGGGTGTCGCTCACCGATCGCATCAGACCATCGGCGGACCAGCGCAAAGCGAAACGCCTGCCCGCGTTGGTCGTGCGCGCCGTGGCCATGGTCCGCCGAGCCGGTGGCCGGGTGTTCTGGGCCTCGGTGGCCGTGCAGGTCATGGCTGGCTTCGCCGTCACCGCCCAGGTTCTGGCCGCCCGGTTCGTGCTGGACCGGGCGATCGAGGCCGACCGGGCCGGAGACGGGCTCGGCACCGTTATCCCGGCCTTGTCGGTCCTGGTCGGCTTGACCGCGTTGATCGGTCTGACCACCGCCGCCGCCCGTGAACTTTCGACGCTGTTGACCGAACTGGTCGGCCGCGACGCCACCGGACGCATCCTCGACGTCGCCAGCACCGTCGACCTGGAGGCCTACGAGGACCCGGGCTTCCACGACCGCCTGGAGCGGGCGCGCTTCAACGCCAACAACCGGCCGGTGATGGTGGTGAACGGCCTGGTCGGAATGCTCAACGGTCTGGTGGCAGCGCTGGGCGTTTCGGCGGGGCTGGTGGTCCTGAACCCGATGCTCGTCCCTGTCACCCTCCTGGCATTGGTGCCGCTGTGGCTGGCCGAGAGCCGCAACGGGATGGCCTGGTACCGCTTCGCGGTGGCGATGACGCCGGTGGACCGTGAGCGGACGTATCTGGCCAACACCTTGGCCAGCAAGCCTCTCGCCAAAGAAGTGCGATCCTTTGCCATAGCCCCGTTCCTGCGCGAGCGATTCGACGTCCTCTACGCCCGCCGGATCGACGCGCTACGTGCCCTCGTCGGCTCCCGGTTGCGCACGGCATTGGTGGGAAGCCTCCTGGCTTCCGTCGGCACCGCGACCACCATGTCCGTGTTGTTCTGGCTGCTCCTGTCCGACCGCCTCGATCTGGCCTCGGCCGGGGCCGCCGTTCTCGCCATCACCTACCTGGGACAGCGGCTGCGAACGCTGGCCAACGCCGCCGGCTCGCTGTATGAGGCCACCTTGTTCATCGAGGACTACTACCTGTTCTTGGACCTGGCTCCGGTCTCGTCCCCGACTGAGCCCGCGGCATCGGATTCGCCACCGCTGACACCGGTCCCGCCGGGTCATACCCAGCCAGGCTCCGCAGGTGCGGGAACGAGCTCGGGCGGTTCGATACCCAAGTTCGAGACCATCTCGCTCGATGACGTGAGCTTCACCTACCCGGGTTCGGCGGAACCGGCGTTGCATCACGTGAGCATCGACATCGCGGCGGGCGAGGTGGTGGCGCTGGTGGGGGCCAACGGTTCAGGGAAGACCACCCTGGCCAAGGTGCTGGGTCTCCTGTACCGACCCACCTCTGGACAGGTCCTGTGGGATGGTGTCCCGGCCGGTCCCGACGACACCGAACTACGCCGGGGCGTGGCCACCGTGTTCCAGGATTTCGGTCAGTACTGGCTCAGCGCATCGGACAACATCGCCGTCGGAGACATAGGCCGACGACACGACGGCGACGCGGTGCGCGGGGCCGCCATCCGGGCTGGAGCCGAGGAGTTCTTGGCTCGTCTGCCCCAGGGATATGACACGGTTCTGACTCGATTCGTCGAGGGCGGGGTGGATCTGTCGGTCGGGCAGTGGCAGCGGGTGGCTCTGGCCCGTGCCCTGTTCCGCGACGCCCCGCTGGTCATCATGGACGAGCCGACTGCGGCGTTGGATCCGCCAGCCGAAGCTCAACTCTTCGGCCACATCAAGGAGATGGCCGCCGATCGTTCGGTGCTGTTGATCTCACACCGGTTCTCCAGCGTCCGATCGGCAGATCGCATTCACGTTCTCCATCACGGCGAAGTGGTCGAGTCCGGCTCGCACGATGAGTTGATGGCGACCGGCGGCCGGTACGCCACGATGTTCGAACTTCAGGCATCGGCCTACCTGGACCCCGACCCAGCTCTCTATGTTGAGGGTTCGACATGA
- a CDS encoding exodeoxyribonuclease V subunit gamma has product MLNVGVVDRATDLVDAVVDLLAAPLADPFQSEWVSVPSLGFRSWLRFELARHLGAAGDGGSGDGVVANIDMPFPGSLRWRILRAHGARAGRPEGVDPWEVDRLVWAVLDVMSDPDAEIDERLRRSTLPPGVTLASRAGPIADLFDRYGVHRPQMVNAWADGHDVDAEGQPLPQDRRWQPRLYRAVRGRLIADGGVTPPAERLVEALEQIRSGDLDLSVPLSSTERGLPPRLAVVGQSILTAELGPVLSAVARQAEVTVMLLSPSAQASVAAAQSVAQSSVGPGGASSWAFRRKDRPLDRATPGQSGHPLVNGWGRRPLESALLLGAGGVVPTLLRRPGRALAETTPLLPAEVHTPVTLLGRIQADVRADAPPAGDHPGPVPDPSLQIHAAPGRTRQVEVLRDVVLGLLRDNPDLAEDEIAVLCPQLEEFAPVITAVLGPTARRGEQPDGVPTLRYTLVDRDARSFNPVLAAMQTMLDVMPGRFDTGSVRDLLHSPAVRARFDLDENDLGLLSEWIDDAGVRWGLDGDQRRPWGIDPAHRANSWAAAVDQIMVGVTLGDPLRTVAPRPLPHDVIGPNASPHALAVGSIVPLEVGEGDIASAGRVAAAIRSMAAVHALLVGDRASGTGPDSMRRSVSQWRDLLTAAADLMLAPSRFEDWQRAALDDALANLVLASADASGQPSTTELTFGDIKRLLAPSLEGQRARADLGYGSMVIARPSLLTGVPFRVVCILGLDDEAMPSAPPGGDDLLATAPHVGDRDPRSEARAELLAAVLAARDHVIITCTSRDVRTNAEVPRAVVLDELIDVIAATVSPDSPDTPDTPDTPDTLEAATANGAKTANNGKLEDRLVRSHPRQAFDPSNFATAPHGLPFSFDPTARAGAAAILNRLASPARSSGLELLITEPLPEPPGQTDHVDLGDLRSFYDHPVRHFVRRRLSITLPEEATQGDDQLPTSLDKLTASGIGGDLLEAGIALDDPESVIIPVDDSLPPLPEEVAAVLRYHRARGILPPPSVADPDLAAMSSEVADILKTASGFDALGAADQSHSLEVLLPDGTRVTGTVSRCGGGTDPGPLRLQYSRFKPKYLASAAIDLLLLTAAQPQVAWRGVVITRGESKNLAPKVWVRTVSGNDASARRATALRALEVLVTQYRDGACYPLPLFNATSYALINGATKTSTSRSAARNAWGDLVKNDFSWSKECFDLYHQLVFGPIPFDDLEAAVLGGHTLQGEADRLWGTLDAALVEVLPEDTTPPQGDRR; this is encoded by the coding sequence ATGCTTAATGTCGGGGTGGTTGACCGAGCCACCGATCTTGTCGACGCCGTGGTCGACCTGTTGGCCGCGCCTTTGGCCGACCCGTTCCAGAGTGAGTGGGTGTCGGTTCCTTCGCTCGGATTCCGGAGCTGGTTGCGTTTCGAGCTCGCTCGTCACCTGGGCGCCGCTGGCGATGGAGGCAGCGGAGACGGCGTGGTGGCCAACATCGACATGCCGTTTCCCGGCTCGCTGCGCTGGCGGATATTGCGGGCCCACGGAGCCCGAGCCGGCCGCCCGGAAGGAGTCGATCCGTGGGAGGTCGACCGGCTGGTGTGGGCCGTGCTCGACGTCATGTCGGACCCCGACGCCGAGATCGATGAACGGCTGCGGCGCAGCACGCTTCCCCCCGGGGTGACGCTGGCCAGTCGGGCCGGGCCCATCGCCGACCTGTTCGACCGCTACGGCGTCCACCGACCCCAGATGGTCAACGCCTGGGCCGACGGACACGACGTCGATGCCGAGGGTCAACCTCTCCCCCAAGATCGCCGTTGGCAGCCGCGGCTCTACCGGGCCGTACGGGGCCGACTGATCGCCGACGGCGGGGTGACCCCTCCGGCCGAACGGCTGGTAGAGGCTCTGGAGCAGATCCGTAGCGGCGACCTTGACCTGTCGGTGCCGTTGAGCTCAACAGAACGGGGCCTTCCTCCCCGACTGGCGGTGGTCGGCCAGTCGATCTTGACCGCAGAGCTAGGCCCGGTACTGAGCGCCGTGGCCCGCCAAGCCGAGGTCACGGTGATGCTGCTGTCGCCCTCTGCTCAGGCTTCGGTGGCGGCGGCACAGTCGGTGGCACAGTCCTCGGTTGGGCCCGGTGGAGCGTCGTCGTGGGCGTTTCGGCGCAAGGACCGGCCGCTCGACCGCGCGACACCAGGCCAGTCGGGACATCCTCTGGTCAACGGTTGGGGTAGACGTCCCCTGGAGTCCGCGCTGCTACTCGGGGCCGGGGGCGTCGTGCCCACGCTTCTCCGCCGACCGGGCCGGGCCCTCGCAGAGACCACCCCGCTCCTACCGGCCGAGGTCCACACGCCCGTCACCCTCCTAGGGCGGATCCAGGCCGATGTTCGCGCCGACGCCCCGCCGGCCGGTGACCACCCTGGCCCCGTTCCCGACCCGTCACTTCAGATCCATGCCGCACCAGGACGCACCCGTCAGGTCGAGGTTCTGCGCGACGTCGTGCTCGGGCTTCTGCGGGACAACCCTGATCTCGCTGAGGACGAGATAGCAGTGCTGTGCCCCCAACTAGAGGAGTTCGCGCCGGTGATCACCGCCGTGCTCGGCCCAACCGCCCGGCGGGGCGAGCAACCCGACGGGGTTCCGACACTGCGCTACACGCTGGTCGACCGGGACGCCCGGTCGTTCAACCCGGTGCTGGCCGCCATGCAGACCATGTTGGACGTCATGCCGGGCCGCTTCGACACGGGCAGCGTCCGTGACCTCCTGCACTCCCCGGCGGTACGGGCCCGGTTCGACCTCGACGAGAACGACCTAGGCCTCCTGTCGGAATGGATAGACGACGCCGGTGTGCGCTGGGGCCTCGATGGCGACCAACGCCGGCCGTGGGGCATCGACCCGGCGCATCGGGCCAACTCGTGGGCCGCCGCCGTCGACCAGATCATGGTCGGGGTGACTCTCGGCGATCCGCTACGAACGGTAGCCCCGCGCCCTCTCCCCCACGATGTCATCGGCCCCAACGCCTCGCCACACGCGTTGGCGGTGGGGTCGATCGTCCCTCTCGAGGTTGGCGAAGGCGACATCGCCTCGGCCGGTCGCGTGGCGGCTGCCATCCGATCCATGGCCGCGGTACACGCCCTCCTGGTCGGCGACCGGGCCAGCGGCACCGGCCCTGATTCCATGCGTCGCTCCGTCTCCCAGTGGCGGGACCTGCTCACCGCGGCAGCCGACCTCATGCTGGCCCCGTCCCGGTTCGAGGACTGGCAACGGGCCGCCCTCGACGATGCGCTGGCCAACCTGGTGCTCGCATCGGCCGACGCGTCAGGACAGCCGAGCACCACCGAGTTGACCTTCGGTGACATCAAGCGACTGCTGGCCCCATCGTTGGAGGGCCAGCGAGCCCGAGCCGACCTGGGCTACGGATCGATGGTCATCGCCCGCCCCTCCCTGCTGACCGGGGTGCCATTCCGGGTGGTGTGCATCCTGGGCCTCGACGACGAGGCGATGCCATCGGCGCCACCCGGCGGCGACGACCTCTTGGCGACTGCTCCCCACGTCGGCGATCGAGACCCTCGGTCCGAGGCCCGGGCCGAGCTGCTGGCCGCTGTGCTGGCCGCGCGGGATCACGTGATCATCACCTGCACCTCACGTGATGTCCGCACCAATGCCGAGGTTCCCCGGGCAGTGGTGCTCGACGAACTGATCGACGTCATCGCCGCCACCGTTTCGCCTGATAGCCCTGACACCCCCGACACCCCCGACACCCCCGACACCCTCGAGGCCGCCACAGCCAACGGGGCCAAGACAGCCAACAACGGCAAGTTGGAGGACCGCCTGGTCCGCTCCCACCCCCGTCAGGCCTTCGACCCCTCCAACTTCGCAACTGCCCCACACGGGTTGCCGTTCAGCTTCGACCCTACGGCCCGCGCCGGCGCAGCCGCGATCCTGAACCGGTTGGCATCGCCCGCTCGATCGAGCGGGCTCGAATTGCTGATCACCGAGCCACTGCCCGAACCACCAGGGCAGACCGATCATGTGGACCTGGGAGACCTCCGGTCCTTCTATGACCACCCGGTCAGGCATTTCGTGCGGCGTCGCCTGAGCATCACCCTGCCCGAGGAAGCAACCCAGGGCGATGACCAGCTCCCCACCTCGCTAGACAAGTTGACGGCGTCGGGAATCGGCGGGGACCTGCTGGAGGCCGGCATAGCCCTGGATGATCCCGAGTCGGTCATCATCCCCGTCGATGACTCGCTCCCACCTCTTCCCGAGGAGGTAGCAGCGGTGCTGCGCTACCACCGGGCACGGGGGATCTTGCCGCCCCCCTCGGTGGCCGATCCAGATCTGGCCGCCATGTCCTCAGAGGTGGCGGACATCCTCAAGACCGCCTCGGGCTTCGATGCCTTGGGGGCTGCCGACCAGAGCCACAGCCTCGAAGTTCTCCTTCCCGATGGCACCAGGGTTACGGGCACGGTGAGTCGTTGCGGCGGGGGTACCGATCCAGGTCCGTTGCGTCTTCAGTACAGCCGGTTCAAACCCAAATACCTTGCCTCTGCGGCCATCGATCTCCTCCTCCTCACCGCAGCCCAGCCCCAAGTGGCGTGGCGTGGCGTGGTCATCACCCGGGGCGAGTCCAAGAACCTGGCACCAAAGGTCTGGGTCCGGACGGTCAGCGGCAATGACGCGTCAGCCCGCCGGGCCACGGCGCTCAGGGCGCTGGAAGTTCTCGTGACCCAGTACCGCGACGGCGCCTGCTATCCGCTCCCTCTGTTCAACGCCACGTCCTACGCCCTCATCAACGGGGCCACCAAGACGTCGACCAGCCGGAGTGCAGCCCGGAATGCATGGGGCGACCTGGTGAAGAACGACTTCTCCTGGTCAAAGGAATGCTTCGACCTGTACCACCAGCTGGTCTTCGGTCCGATCCCTTTCGATGATCTAGAGGCGGCGGTGCTCGGTGGTCACACCCTCCAGGGCGAAGCGGACCGGCTGTGGGGCACCCTCGACGCCGCTCTGGTCGAAGTCCTTCCCGAAGACACCACCCCACCCCAAGGAGACCGCCGCTGA
- a CDS encoding UvrD-helicase domain-containing protein → MGADPETKSALTDGHTAPFEVDGPIAFGATTLIEASAGTGKTYALTAICVRLVAEHGIPIERILLVTFTRAATAELRDRVRKRLVEALRHLSVATDPATSDDPVLAALGRSPDGSPCGTDELEQRRSRLAQAISDFDAATISTIHGFCSQVRASIGVLSEQSTEAVPTQSETDLITQVCADLFFEELSTHSVSPFGTRNLDQLVKLVATARTLTEAEVLANSAMASDLAAVELVNRAVGEVDRRLERQGGQSFDSLLVGVRNALRGDPRLVGALREQFPVALIDEFQDTDPVQWEIFRTVFAEGVSQGGPTPRALFLVGDPKQAIYAFRGGDIYTYLKAKDTADVRVLVTNQRSDPTVIDAMNRMAKDHQYGDAGIVYQQVLASPRHTGRRAVDSRSTETMPGMAIRTLELQKTSGIENTAEPARRAIAADLAKVVIDLLTHAETEGGTGEDAGTKRVRPSDIAVLVSSASHAQPVAHALRAAGVPVVLRLRDDVADSDARHQWRTLLHALDRPGSIRQAAAAALTWFFGWEPGEVIEAVETESDQDEARHKLLALQQTLVEWAKVLVEEGIASLYGRARRSQGLAARLLATESGERNLTDLEHLAELIHSEARADGRDMSAGTALEILDALGGTPDDEVAADAAQRRVDSDSDSVQIMTVHASKGLEFPFVLLPYLYAGGNRVAAGRPYVFFDASDGSEAGEENGHQRAGHRVIDISSATDPETGNSRRKLPPAEDRAKAEAKRQNCGDQHRLTYVALTRAEHQSVVWWSNVGSGFKASGVTRMLLGQPDTPASEEVKVGQDGFFAAVTKRVADQGAEASVHVEALDADTAVDPSSLGDPPAPALAVTDPDALQAGELGRDLDRLRKMWSFSSIARDLHVALPEDLEGGDVTVEAGDDVKAHDEPPGQTSPDTDTDFATGTLTGTDEGTPVDAPSLLDWDQPSPFTGLGGGKDFGNLIHHVFEVLDFTGPDLPGAVAEILARPIGHRISPEQRSQLPEVLADVLRTPLGSPFADLRLADLGAGDRLNELTFHFALSPEQVLPAGHIGALIADHLDATDPLHAWALGLKRGLSSTSLQGFLNGSIDLTLRQNVNGTTRYSVVDYKTNNLAPGMAEPTLHSYRPRNLTRAMADNQYALQALVYSVALHRYLRWRLPDYDPAAHLGPVGYLFVRAMVGDNTPSTSGGSETLRAGVFAWQVPHSLITALSDLFAGQVTPGGTR, encoded by the coding sequence ATGGGCGCCGACCCGGAGACCAAGTCCGCTCTCACCGACGGCCACACTGCACCTTTCGAGGTCGACGGCCCCATCGCCTTCGGGGCGACCACCCTCATCGAGGCCAGCGCCGGTACCGGCAAGACCTACGCCCTGACCGCCATCTGCGTGAGGTTGGTGGCCGAGCACGGCATCCCCATCGAGCGGATCCTGCTGGTCACCTTCACCAGGGCGGCCACCGCCGAACTGCGTGACCGAGTTCGGAAGCGCCTGGTCGAGGCGCTCCGCCACCTGAGCGTCGCGACCGACCCCGCCACCAGCGACGATCCCGTTCTGGCCGCGCTCGGCCGCAGTCCTGATGGGAGCCCCTGCGGAACAGACGAGTTGGAACAGCGTCGCTCCCGCCTAGCTCAGGCCATCAGCGACTTCGACGCTGCCACCATCAGCACGATCCATGGGTTCTGCTCCCAGGTTCGGGCCTCGATCGGCGTTCTTTCCGAACAGTCCACCGAGGCGGTGCCGACCCAGTCCGAGACCGACCTGATCACCCAGGTGTGCGCCGACCTGTTCTTCGAGGAGCTGTCGACCCACTCCGTCAGCCCGTTCGGGACCCGCAACCTGGACCAACTGGTCAAGCTGGTCGCCACCGCCCGCACCCTCACCGAGGCCGAGGTCCTGGCCAACTCAGCCATGGCTTCAGACCTGGCCGCGGTGGAGTTGGTCAACCGGGCCGTGGGCGAGGTGGACCGCCGGCTGGAACGCCAGGGAGGTCAGTCCTTCGATTCTTTGCTGGTCGGCGTCCGCAATGCCTTGCGGGGCGATCCTCGACTGGTCGGTGCCTTACGCGAGCAGTTCCCGGTGGCGTTGATCGACGAGTTCCAAGACACAGATCCGGTGCAATGGGAGATCTTCCGCACCGTGTTCGCCGAGGGGGTGTCCCAAGGCGGGCCGACACCTCGGGCGTTGTTCCTGGTCGGTGACCCCAAGCAGGCCATCTATGCCTTCCGAGGCGGTGACATCTACACCTACCTCAAGGCCAAAGACACCGCCGATGTGCGAGTGCTGGTCACCAACCAACGCTCGGACCCCACGGTCATCGACGCCATGAATCGCATGGCCAAGGACCACCAATACGGCGACGCCGGCATCGTGTACCAGCAGGTCCTCGCATCCCCCCGCCACACCGGCCGACGCGCCGTCGACTCCCGCAGCACCGAGACGATGCCAGGAATGGCGATCCGTACCCTCGAACTGCAGAAGACCTCGGGTATCGAGAACACCGCTGAGCCAGCGAGGCGAGCCATTGCCGCAGATCTGGCCAAGGTGGTCATCGACCTCTTGACCCACGCCGAGACCGAAGGAGGAACGGGCGAGGACGCTGGGACCAAGCGGGTGCGGCCCAGCGACATCGCGGTGTTGGTCTCGTCGGCCTCCCACGCTCAACCGGTAGCCCACGCCCTTCGGGCTGCCGGTGTCCCGGTGGTGTTGCGCCTGCGTGACGACGTCGCTGACTCCGACGCTCGTCACCAGTGGCGGACCTTGCTTCACGCCTTGGACCGTCCCGGTTCGATCCGCCAGGCTGCCGCGGCCGCGCTCACCTGGTTCTTCGGGTGGGAGCCCGGCGAGGTGATCGAGGCGGTGGAGACCGAATCCGACCAGGACGAAGCCCGCCACAAGCTGCTGGCGTTGCAGCAGACTCTGGTCGAGTGGGCCAAGGTGCTGGTCGAGGAGGGAATCGCCTCGCTCTACGGCCGAGCTCGCCGCAGCCAGGGCTTGGCGGCGCGCCTGTTGGCCACCGAGTCGGGGGAACGCAACCTCACCGACCTGGAACACCTAGCCGAGCTGATCCACTCAGAGGCCCGCGCCGACGGGAGGGACATGTCGGCGGGTACCGCCCTGGAGATCCTCGACGCCTTGGGAGGAACGCCCGATGACGAGGTGGCGGCCGACGCCGCCCAGCGCCGTGTCGACTCGGACTCGGACTCGGTGCAGATCATGACCGTCCACGCCTCCAAGGGTCTCGAGTTCCCCTTCGTGCTGTTGCCGTACCTGTACGCCGGTGGCAACCGGGTCGCGGCAGGTCGGCCCTATGTGTTCTTCGATGCCAGCGACGGCAGCGAAGCCGGCGAGGAGAACGGTCACCAGCGAGCCGGACACCGGGTGATCGACATCAGTTCGGCCACAGACCCCGAGACCGGTAACAGTCGTCGCAAGCTGCCTCCTGCCGAAGATCGGGCCAAGGCCGAGGCGAAGCGTCAGAACTGCGGTGACCAGCACCGCCTCACCTACGTGGCGTTGACCCGAGCCGAGCACCAAAGCGTTGTGTGGTGGTCCAATGTCGGCAGCGGCTTCAAAGCCAGCGGGGTGACCCGGATGTTGTTGGGCCAGCCCGACACACCAGCCTCCGAGGAGGTCAAGGTCGGCCAGGATGGCTTCTTCGCCGCGGTCACCAAACGAGTCGCGGACCAGGGCGCCGAGGCCTCGGTTCACGTCGAAGCCCTCGACGCGGACACCGCGGTCGACCCGTCCAGTCTCGGAGACCCTCCGGCTCCCGCCTTGGCGGTCACCGACCCCGATGCCCTTCAGGCTGGGGAGCTCGGCCGGGACCTGGACCGCCTGCGCAAGATGTGGTCGTTCTCCTCCATTGCCCGCGACCTCCACGTCGCTCTGCCCGAAGACCTCGAGGGCGGAGACGTGACCGTCGAGGCCGGCGACGATGTCAAGGCCCACGACGAACCCCCTGGACAGACCTCACCAGACACAGATACAGACTTTGCAACAGGCACACTCACAGGCACGGACGAGGGCACCCCGGTCGATGCGCCATCGCTCCTCGACTGGGACCAGCCGTCTCCCTTCACCGGTCTGGGCGGGGGGAAGGACTTCGGGAACCTCATCCACCACGTGTTCGAGGTCCTCGACTTCACCGGCCCCGACCTTCCCGGCGCGGTGGCCGAGATCTTGGCCCGCCCCATCGGGCACCGCATCAGCCCCGAACAGCGCAGCCAGCTGCCCGAGGTACTGGCCGATGTGTTGCGCACGCCGTTGGGGTCTCCCTTCGCAGACCTTCGCCTCGCCGACCTGGGCGCAGGTGACCGGCTCAACGAGTTGACCTTCCACTTCGCTCTGTCACCCGAGCAGGTGTTGCCGGCCGGGCACATCGGGGCCTTGATCGCCGATCACCTGGACGCCACCGACCCGCTGCACGCCTGGGCCCTGGGCCTGAAGCGCGGCCTGTCCTCAACGTCTCTCCAAGGGTTCCTCAACGGCAGCATCGACTTGACCCTGCGCCAGAACGTCAACGGCACAACCCGCTACAGCGTGGTCGACTACAAGACCAACAACCTGGCCCCCGGCATGGCCGAACCGACCTTGCACAGCTACCGGCCCCGCAACCTCACTCGGGCCATGGCCGACAACCAGTACGCCCTCCAGGCCCTGGTGTATTCGGTGGCGTTGCACCGCTACCTACGTTGGCGCCTTCCCGACTACGACCCAGCCGCACACCTGGGACCGGTCGGCTACCTCTTCGTGCGAGCCATGGTGGGCGACAACACCCCCAGCACCTCAGGGGGGAGCGAGACCCTGCGGGCCGGGGTGTTCGCCTGGCAGGTACCTCACAGCCTGATCACGGCCCTGTCCGACCTGTTCGCCGGACAGGTCACTCCCGGAGGAACCCGATGA